The Pyrus communis chromosome 2, drPyrComm1.1, whole genome shotgun sequence genome includes a window with the following:
- the LOC137726722 gene encoding uncharacterized protein: protein MASKARKKQIWCPQPLTPLMEGPDPEMQEEGGKKESSWEVIREWFRVQKGGPPSPGTNLSASGYGGGGTIPAKRQDLRHLLGVLGCPLAPIPQANDPVDHHLLHIKDIPFETSIAHYIIQQYLAATGCLKQQKCNKNMYASGSVKMVCCETEVSAGRNVKTSGTRSGESGCFVLWQMLPGMWSLELVVGGNKVVAGSDGKTVWRHTPWLGTHAAKGPQRPLRRLIQGLDPKSTASLFSKAQCLGEKRIGDDDCFVLKVSADRAAVMERSEGPAEVIRHALYGYFCQKSGLLIYLEDSHLTRVETPENETVYWETTIGSSIADYRDVDGVLIAHQGRSIATVFRCGEVSMAYTRTRMEEAWSIDDVVFNVPGLSMDYFIAPADIFDSTVPSP, encoded by the exons ATGGCCTCGAAAGCAAGGAAGAAGCAGATATGGTGTCCACAGCCACTGACGCCGCTCATGGAAGGGCCGGACCCCGAAATGCAAGAGGAAGGTGGCAAAAAGGAGAGCTCTTGGGAAGTCATACGTGAATGGTTTAGGGTACAAAAGGGTGGCCCTCCTAGTCCCGGGACTAACTTATCGGCCTCAGGATATGGGGGTGGTGGTACTATTCCAGCCAAAAGACAAGACTTGAGGCACTTGCTTGGTGTTTTAGGCTGTCCTCTTGCTCCAATTCCACAAGCCAATGATCCAGTTGATCATCACCTCCTTCACATTAAGGACATCCCATTT GAAACTTCTATAGCGCATTACATTATACAGCAGTACTTGGCAGCCACGGGGTGCTTGAAGCAACAGAAGTGTAACAAAAACATGTATGCAAGTGGGAGTGTGAAAATGGTTTGCTGTGAAACTGAGGTTTCTGCTGGAAGAAATGTGAAGACTTCGGGAACAAGAAGTGGGGAAAGCGGGTGCTTTGTTCTTTGGCAAATGTTGCCTGGCATGTGGTCTTTGGAGTTGGTCGTTGGAGGCAACAAGGTGGTGGCTGGTAGTGATGGCAAAACGGTTTGGAGGCACACTCCTTGGCTTGGTACTCATGCAGCCAAAGGCCCCCAGCGCCCACTGCGTCGCCTCATACAG GGCCTAGATCCAAAGAGCACAGCAAGCTTGTTTTCCAAAGCACAATGCTTGGGAGAGAAAAGAATCGGAGACGATGATTGCTTTGTACTAAAAGTCTCCGCCGATCGAGCCGCGGTGATGGAAAGAAGTGAGGGTCCTGCAGAAGTAATCAGGCATGCATTGTATGGATATTTTTGCCAAAAGAGTGGCCTCCTCATCTACTTAGAGGACTCACACCTCACCAGAGTGGAAACCCCAGAAAATGAAACTGTGTACTGGGAGACCACCATAGGAAGCAGCATTGCTGACTATAGGGATGTGGATGGTGTGCTCATTGCTCATCAGGGCCGCTCGATCGCCACAGTTTTCCGGTGTGGCGAGGTGTCGATGGCATACACAAGGACTAGGATGGAAGAAGCTTGGAGCATTGATGATGTTGTGTTTAATGTACCAGGGCTTTCCATGGACTATTTCATTGCTCCTGCTGATATATTTGATAGTACTGTACCATCACCATGA